A single region of the Eleginops maclovinus isolate JMC-PN-2008 ecotype Puerto Natales chromosome 16, JC_Emac_rtc_rv5, whole genome shotgun sequence genome encodes:
- the LOC134877705 gene encoding zinc finger MYM-type protein 6-like translates to MDRFVVRKVPEGQAAMTEGQAATTEGQAATIGQGQASEASTSQKRRKRKYNEEYVKYGFTVTTDRAGEEVPLCFVCSTILCNEAMKPSKLTRHMETHHVHLKAKPVEYMQQMLRDFNGQQATMRKSAKINENALKASYLVALRVAKSKKPHTIAEQLILPAAIDMCRAMVSEECANKLKTIPLSDNTIGRRIGEMANDVKDQLMAKLQTVLFSLQIDETTDVTNDAQLLTFVRYEDSGTMCEEFLFCKPLPGRTTGVEIFKALDDFFTEHNISWQRCVALCSDGARAMSGSKTGLFAHVRRVAPGVIWTHCLIHREALASKDLSVELSGVFDVVVKTVNFIKRNALNTRLFSSLCHDLGSEHSSLLYHSEVRWLSRGAVLARVFELRGAIYEFLCEKHSDLASNFNDSYWLTKLAYLTDVFAELNKLNSSMQGRDANVMQLYEKLDAFVKKMSKWIERVESNNLAMFPSVEEYPDSTDINDTICEHLRKLVRQFAKYFTDSEEWRRDSKWILLPFSDDASVGSSLTAVEEDKLIEMSTDSVRRHMYDTQPLVKFWISCQTEFPQLAAKAMRCLLPFPTTYLCESGFSTLAYLKNKYRARLDPENDMRLSLSTISPRIDRLCGLHHAQISH, encoded by the coding sequence atggatcgttttgtagtgaggaaagtgccagagggacaggctgccatgacagagggtcaggctgccacgacagagggacaggccgccacgatagggcaaggacaggcttccgaagcgtcaacttcgcaaaaaagacgaaaaagaaaatacaatgaggaatatgttaaatatggattcacagtgacgacagacagagcaggagaggaggtaccactgtgtttcgtatgttcaacaattctctgtaatgaagctatgaagccgtcgaaacttacgcggcatatggagacgcatcacgtccacttgaaggccaaacccgttgagtacatgcaacagatgttgcgtgatttcaatggacagcaggctaccatgaggaagagtgcaaaaataaatgaaaacgcactgaaagcatcgtatctggtcgctctcagggttgcaaaaagtaagaagccccataccattgcagagcagcttatattgccagcagccatagatatgtgcagagctatggtaagcgaagaatgtgccaacaaattaaaaactattccgttgtcagacaacacaatcggaagacgaattggggaaatggcaaatgatgtcaaagaccagctgatggcaaaacttcagacagttctgttttcccttcaaatcgacgagacgacagatgttactaatgatgcgcaactgttaacatttgtgcgatacgaggacagtggcactatgtgcgaggaatttcttttttgcaaaccactgcccgggcgaactaccggtgtagaaatatttaaagcactggacgattttttcacggagcacaatatctcgtggcagaggtgcgttgcattatgcagcgatggggcccgagccatgagtggcagcaagactggactgtttgcgcatgtaaggagggtggctccgggggtaatttggacacactgcctgattcatagagaggctctcgcctccaaagatctcagtgttgagctcagtggtgtgtttgatgtcgttgtcaagacggtcaacttcataaaacgaaacgcattgaatacacgcctgttttcatccctatgccatgacttgggaagtgaacacagctctctcctttatcattcagaggtgcgttggctgtctcgcggcgctgtgctcgcccgtgtgtttgaactacgcggagctatctacgagttcttgtgcgagaagcattctgatctggcttccaatttcaacgatagttactggttaactaagctggcgtacctcacagatgtttttgcagagctgaacaagttgaacagctccatgcaagggagagatgcaaacgtcatgcagctctacgagaagctcgacgcatttgtgaaaaaaatgtcaaagtggatcgaacgagtggagagcaataacttggcgatgtttccttcagttgaggaataccctgacagcactgacatcaacgacactatatgtgagcatttgaggaagcttgtgcgtcaattcgcaaagtacttcactgattcggaagagtggcgccgtgacagcaagtggatcctgctcccattcagtgacgatgcatcagtagggtcaagtctgacggctgtggaagaggataagctgattgagatgtccacagactctgtcaggaggcatatgtacgacacacagccccttgttaaattctggataagttgccagacagaatttccacagcttgctgcaaaagcaatgaggtgtcttttgccctttccaaccacatacctgtgtgagagtggtttttctacactggcgtacttaaagaataagtacagggctaggcttgatccagagaatgacatgagactgtctctgtctaccatttcgccacgaatagacaggctgtgtggacttcaccacgcccagatatcacactga